The segment ctgcaggaaacctggagaggggcttgggacaagggatgtagggacaggccaaggggaatggcttgaacctgcccaagagaggggagactgagatgagctcttaggcagaagctgttccctgtgagggtgctgaggcactggcacagggtgcccagagaagctgtggctgccccatccctggcagtgctcaaggccaggttggacacaggggcttggagcagctgctccagtggaaggggtccctgcccatggcaggggttggagctggaggagctttaaggtcccttccaacccaaaccatgctgtgattctatgtgctTTGCTAATGGAGATGGCCAAATCCCTATGACCACTGTGGGTGCAGAAATCTTGCTGGCAGTGCCTGACCTGgcatggaaaaagcaaagctgtgaatCCTGGAGCTGATGTCCTGCTCCATGGCACTCACCCCATGTCACTCTGCTGATGGCTTTGCTGATGTGGTTGGGATTGCAATGGCCGTTCCCTGCAGGGGGATGCAGGCAGAACCAGGATGCAGACCCTGCCTCAGAGCTAACTGTGAGGCAGAGGAACAGCCAGTTCTGCTCTTCCAGACCTGCTCCCTACAGGAGGAGCTGCTTTCCCAGGCGTTATCCTGGCAGAGCGACCGCAGGTGAGACCCCATTGCAGCCTGGTGATCCTGTACCCAGGAGCTTTGCCCCTCTTCTCTCTCATGCAGACAACCATGTGAAGTTCAGGCCCCGAGAGTCCTCCACCTTCATCACCAACGGGCAGACCTACACCCTCTCCTATGGCAGCGGCACACTCACGGTGCTGTTGGGCTATGACACAGTAAGGGTGAGTGCTCCTGTGATGCCCTTGTCTTCCTGGCCTCTGTGGACCAGTTATTGCCACTATCAGTTACCCAGATGGGTTTTAGGTTGGTTTTAATCCAATTGCTGCTCATTTCCCAGCTGCCTGGTGATGTTTCCACCTGCACTTGGCACCTTGGGCTTTCAGAGCATCCATCATCCCACCCAACCACTTGGGTTCCCTAAGCGTGCAGGCTGACCGGGcatctccttcccctccagATCCAGTGCATCACAGTCACAAACCAGGAGTTTGGGCTCAGTAAGGACGAGCCAACACAGCCTTTCTACTATGCGGATTTTGATGGGATCCTGGGAATGGCCTACCCCTCGCTGGCAGTGGGAGGGACGCccactgtgctgcagggaaTGCTGGAGCAGAACCAGCTCTCCGAGCCCATCTTCAGCTTCTACTTCTCCCGGTACACAAACCCCACACATCCaaatgcagcagcatccctctgccTCTCCCCATGCAGCTCCCTTGCTGCCCCATGCACATTGCACTGATTtacccatctctgctgctgtaaCTCTGTGTTTTTGCAGCAAACCCACCTACAACTATGGAGGAGAGCTCATTCTTGGAGGAGTTGACCCTCAGCTCTTCTATGGGGACATTACATGGGCACCAGTGACCCAGGAGCTCTACTGGCAGGTTGCGATTGATGAGTGAGTTGTACTTGTACCTGATGGGTATGGTCTACCCAGGCAGTTCCTGCAATGGAGATGGTACAGTTGTCCTCCACAACAGCTTACTGCAGCAGGCATGGGCTCGAGGCAGGGCTTCAGCACTGCccttcagagcatcccaacGTATAGATCCAGCCAAACCAGGTTTAGTTGCCGGTAGGTGCTTGAAATGGTGTCCATGTCCTTGTCCTCCTCCCAGGTTCGCTATCGGGGAGTCAATGATGGGTTGGTGCAGCCGGGGCTGCCAAGGCATCGTGGACACAGGGACGTTCCTGCTGACGGTGCCCGAGAGATACATAGAGAGCTTCCTCCGGGCCCTGGGAGCCCAGCTCACCAGCTATGGGGTGAGCACACAAGGGATGCTATGGGGGTGCCTGTGGAGCCGGGGGGAGGCTTGCGAGTGAGCTGTGGGGCCCCAAAACTCATGTGGCATCTACAGAGCATGGTACTGTGGGCGTGTTAGGGAAGGAGGAGGTGACATGGCACTGCCAGGGGATAAAGTGTTATCCCCGCATGTGGGGGTATCTCTAATGGTGGGTGCTGTCCCAGCCATAACCTCCTCTTCACCCTCTCTCCACAGTATGCAGTTGACTGCAATGAGATCCAGAACATGCCTGCCATCACCTTCATCATCAATGGAGCTCAGCTCCCACTCTACCCCTCTGCCTACGTCTTCAATGTACGTATtagcacagcagctccatccttCCTTATGGATGGGCCAGGAGAGGAgcttccctgcatcccccccagCAGGCTCTGACCCCCTGGTATTCCTCTCTTACAGAACAACGGTTACTGCACTCTGGGCATCGAGGTCACCTACCTGCCTTCCCAGAACAGGCAGCCGCTCTGGATCTTGGGCGATGTCTTCCTCAAGCAGTATTACACCATCTTCGACATGGCAAACAACCGCATTGGCTTTGCCCCATCACTGTAGGGGAGCAGAGCCGCAGAATCCAGCCCCTCTCCTGGCCAAACACACCTCAGCAGCATTCCCGGAGCACTGCGGGGTTCCTATGGACCTTGATGTTCCTCTCTGTGCCCATATGGCTCCCTGTCCCTCCGGGATGTCTGTGTTCCTTCAGTCTCCTGTTACAAATAAACCTCAACATCCCAATCATCTCCTGCTTCTGTCCTCCTTGAAGGCCAGAATGGGGGTCCTGGGCCTGATTCCTGCCAGGGCTTCACTTTGCAGGTGAGCAGCACCCCATGCCAGGGTGTAGTGCACCAGGACATCACCGGGGTTGGCCTCAGACACCACCCATAGCCCTGGGGATGGGTTTCCCCATAAAGCCAGTCCTGCTCTGTGCCCTTGGGTGTGTGAATGGAAAGGCACAGGGGTCCTTAAccttcatcctcctccagcCGCTGCTCGCTGCATTGAGGCTGATGCTCCCCAGCTCCTACCCAGGCAAATACGGAGTAAGCCGGTGGTGATGGACATCGCTTTGGCTGCTGTTTGTGGTGACCTTGGTGATGCCGTCTTGTCCGGTGGGTCCCCACCTCCATCCCTCAGTGAGTATTAGGGAAACATCATCAGAGGTGCATGTGGACAGGCACTGCTCTTCCTTGTAGCTGGATAAGGCCCTGTGATTAAGGCAAAGTGGGAATATGAGAGCGGCTTAG is part of the Melopsittacus undulatus isolate bMelUnd1 chromosome 16, bMelUnd1.mat.Z, whole genome shotgun sequence genome and harbors:
- the PGC gene encoding gastricsin — protein: MKWLVLALLCLQLSEGLVRIKLKKGKSIRENMKEAGVLEDYLRKIKHHAAKKYPSREDFVVYEPITSHLDSSYFGEISIGDPPQNFTVLFDTGSSNLWVPSTYCKTPACYNHVKFRPRESSTFITNGQTYTLSYGSGTLTVLLGYDTVRIQCITVTNQEFGLSKDEPTQPFYYADFDGILGMAYPSLAVGGTPTVLQGMLEQNQLSEPIFSFYFSRKPTYNYGGELILGGVDPQLFYGDITWAPVTQELYWQVAIDEFAIGESMMGWCSRGCQGIVDTGTFLLTVPERYIESFLRALGAQLTSYGYAVDCNEIQNMPAITFIINGAQLPLYPSAYVFNNNGYCTLGIEVTYLPSQNRQPLWILGDVFLKQYYTIFDMANNRIGFAPSL